TTGGAGTCATCTTTGCCTACCGCTGTCTTCATTTGCGCAAACTAAAACATGAAGTATTTGTTGACGTTCCGGGTAAAATTAAACCTTTTCAATTGCTTGTACTCCAAGTTTCATCTGTTTGGATGTAAGATCTAATTTCTTACTCTGAATTTAATTAGGTGAGGATGATCAGAATATATCACTGGGGCAGATCAAAAGATTCTCGTTGCGTCAAATCGAAGTGGCAACTGACAACTTCAGCGAAACCAATGTAATCGGACAAGGAGGCTTTGGAAAAGTTTATCGAGGTATCCTACCGGACAACACAAAAGTTGCCGTCAAGCGTCTCGCGGATCATCACAGTCCCGGAGGTGAAGCTGCCTTTCAGAGGGAAGTTCAACTTATAAGTGTTGCAGTTCATAAGAATCTTCTACGTCTCATCGGATTTTGTACCACCTCATCGGAGAGAATCCTCGTTTACCCATTTATGCAAAATCTAAGTGTTGCATATCGCTTAAGAGGTATATATTCATTCACATAATTTCATTCGCAATATCCATTTTCTTATTATTTCGATTCTTTTTCATAGATTTGAAGCCTGGGGAGAAAGGGTTGGATTGGGCAACAAGGAAACGTGTGGCTTACGGAGCTGCCAATGGTTTGGAGTATCTACACGAGTATTGTAATCCTAAGATTATCCATCGAGATTTGAAAGCTGCAAACATACTATTAGATGAACATTTCGAAGCTGTTTTAGGGGATTTTGGGTTGGCAAAGCTTGTCGATACGAAATTGACACACGTCACGACTCAAATACGTGGTACAATGGGACATATTGCACCGGAATATCTTTCTACCGGAAAATCATCAGAAAAAACCGACGTGTTTGGTTATGGTGTAACACTTCTTGAACTTGTAACTGGTCAACGTGCAATTGACTTTGCTAGGCTTGAAGAAGAAGAGGATGTTCTTTTGCTTGATCATGTAAGATTTTTAATCCTATCCATGTTTTTTGTTATTCTATCATGTTCTATAACATTAATCTGTAATGAATATTAGCAGATAAAGAAGCTGTTGAGGGAAAATAGGCTTCAAGACATTGTGGATGGGAATTTGAAGACTTATGATGCAAGTGAAGTCGAAACTGTTCTACAAGTTGCCTTGCTTTGTACGCAAAGCTCGCCGGAAGATCGACCGACAATGGCAAGTGTCGTGAGAATGCTGCAAGGAGTTGGCCTGGCCGAGAGGTGGGCAGAATGGGAACAGTTTGAGCACGTGAGAAATCAGGAATTGTCTCGGACGCCTCGACCATTTGATTGGGCAAACGAATTAAGCTTTGACCAGGAAGCTATAGAATTGTCCAGAGCAAGATAAGAGCTATGCAGTCGTCTTACACTTGATCAATTTTTGTGGAAGCATCGACTAATATGTGGTCTTACAAAATCTACACATATATAGTATACTTAATTACCGATACGAAAAGTACGTAGAAGCTTACTGTTAGCATATACTAATACCCTGGTAAATGTCAAACTTGAAAATTTCTGCTCTCCTAAAATCAAACTTAACTCAtgaatcatcataagaaatgtctAATCGTCAGGCCACGGCTACTCGTGCAAATTCGACAAAATATTTACTGAAAGTTGGATAATTGTTTGAACCAAACATGCAATCAAGAATAATACCTTCTTCTTACGGGAGTTTGCATGATCGAAGTCGAATAAAACAAAGTTCAGAAGTTTACGGACTAAGTCAGCTGAGAAACAATAACTTAATGGCCAAAGTGTAATTTAGACAAAAAGAACATAAGCTGAATTGTAAAAACAAAACGCGGCGCCAAGTGAAACAGTCGAGaccagatagagagagagagatgggaAGAAGCATATCCCGCTCGCCACCACCGCACCGGAGAAGGTATCCTGCGCCTGCAACCGTCGGTACCCGTCGCGGAAGACGTGATAGAAGGGACCGAAGCCATTCACCTCATTCAAGGTTCACTTTTTGCAGCTATGCCCATCTCTCATTCTCTCTGCAAATTTTATTCCAAAGTTCCTATTTTTTTCATCGTCTCTGTGCGTTTTCTTATCAATACTACTTTGTAAAATTTATGCAGCCATTGATTTTTAGTGGGTTTTGTTTCAATTTATTTGGGGTCCCAAGCTATGGGATTACTTGATAAGTATTGTGATCTTGTTGCAAGAAGAGTGAAAGGCTCATAATTACACTTTGTGATTTATGAAAGAACTCTATTGAACAAACATCAGGCACTGAGTCAATCTTTGGCTAGCTTGTCATTTACATTCAGTAGATGGTTCTAATTTTCAAGGGTTCAAGTAGTGTTTTAATCTATGATGCTTTGAATACAGGCGGAAAAGTCGTTCGGGTTCACCGGCTCGCCGTAGAAGTCGTTCACCATCTTATAAACGCCGCAAAAGTAAGTCGCCAACGGGTAGGCGGTACAGGAAACAAAAAAGTAGAAGTGCTTCATTGTCCAAGTCTCCTAGTCCAAGAGTGTCGTCAATTGACCGGAAAAATGCGGTTGATAAACAAAAGAAGgaggaagaagaaaagaaaaggtAATTTGAAAAGCATTGATATGTGCATTGCTTATGCTTGAAGATAGCCTCTGTGCAATTCATTTGTATGTGAAACTGTGACTTTTGATATCGAGGAAAAGCTAAAAATCTTGCTTCTGCGAGCTCGTCATACGTCTTTGAATTAGACAAACATATTTGTATCAGCTGCAATATTTTTCTTTCATTCTTCATCTCCTTGCTTGACATTCACTTTTCGTTTACAGGCTACAAGAAGTGGAATTAAACTTGTTAGAGGAAGAAACTGCTAGGAGACTGGAGGAAGAAATACAGAAAAAGTTTGAAGAGAGATTGAATTCTGTAGAAGTTAAGCTTGAAATTGAGAGGCGCATTGAAAACGGGCGGAAGCAATTGTTTGACAATGTTGTTAATCAACTTCAAAATGAGAAGGAAGCTGCTCTTACCAAGGCCAGACAAAAGGAGGTGAGCATTACCAAAACTGGAAAAACAAATCCCAATATTTTATTTATCCTTTTCTTAAGATACAGACTAGAGTTTCGAAATCCTCTCTTTCCTGAAAGACGCCGATATGTTAGTTTGTGAAACGTTGAGAAATAATTAACTTGTCAAGGATAGACATGCTTGGTTTGAAGGCATTCTTTGTATAGTGGTTGAATAAATAAGGCTTCGTAAAGTTGTTGGTCTATTTTCCAACTAAAGAGTTAAGCTTAATCGAGAAGTTATTAGAACTCCACCTTTTGGGAAAATGATATGGTAATGTGTTTGAAGTATAACTGTGTGTTTGTATTTGAACAAATTTATTAAGAAATGCTATGGTTTAGTTTTTTAATGTATCCATTTGATCGATTTAGAGTTATAATCTTCTTACAAGTAGTCATGAATCATGACTCACGATCATTTGTGAATACCACAGGAACAAGCTCGAAAAGAGAGAGAAGAGTTGGACAAAATGCTAGAAGAGAATAGGAGGCGAGTACATGAATCTCAGAGAAAGGAAGCTTTAGAGTCTCATC
Above is a genomic segment from Rutidosis leptorrhynchoides isolate AG116_Rl617_1_P2 unplaced genomic scaffold, CSIRO_AGI_Rlap_v1 contig588, whole genome shotgun sequence containing:
- the LOC139884684 gene encoding probable LRR receptor-like serine/threonine-protein kinase At5g63710; its protein translation is MHAIHLRNEDYTPPLLCEKLKEDETSHLLFFAAQASMLISGNVWLVFPSFQEVNCKSSCNKSLSVVSNNIMFRAFSGKSFLRLITTCLVLVVSLRTSSSSSGPDVEGEALIEFRKALNDSNNQIADWNYFLVSPCSSWSQVTCNGDGNVVTLSLGSKGFSGTLSPSITKLKFLVHLELQDNNLSGSLPEYLGELVHLEYLNLANNRFSGSMPSNWAQLTNLKQLDLSSNNLSGRIPEQLFSVSTFNFSGTSLTCGSGIRQPCAKSSLHPAESSKSKFWVVMASASFGAFLLLSFGVIFAYRCLHLRKLKHEVFVDVPGEDDQNISLGQIKRFSLRQIEVATDNFSETNVIGQGGFGKVYRGILPDNTKVAVKRLADHHSPGGEAAFQREVQLISVAVHKNLLRLIGFCTTSSERILVYPFMQNLSVAYRLRDLKPGEKGLDWATRKRVAYGAANGLEYLHEYCNPKIIHRDLKAANILLDEHFEAVLGDFGLAKLVDTKLTHVTTQIRGTMGHIAPEYLSTGKSSEKTDVFGYGVTLLELVTGQRAIDFARLEEEEDVLLLDHIKKLLRENRLQDIVDGNLKTYDASEVETVLQVALLCTQSSPEDRPTMASVVRMLQGVGLAERWAEWEQFEHVRNQELSRTPRPFDWANELSFDQEAIELSRAR
- the LOC139884685 gene encoding uncharacterized protein, with amino-acid sequence MGRSISRSPPPHRRRYPAPATVGTRRGRRDRRDRSHSPHSRRKSRSGSPARRRSRSPSYKRRKSKSPTGRRYRKQKSRSASLSKSPSPRVSSIDRKNAVDKQKKEEEEKKRLQEVELNLLEEETARRLEEEIQKKFEERLNSVEVKLEIERRIENGRKQLFDNVVNQLQNEKEAALTKARQKEEQARKEREELDKMLEENRRRVHESQRKEALESHQKEEARYRELEMIQRQKDDAAWWKRQ